One genomic segment of Manis pentadactyla isolate mManPen7 chromosome 1, mManPen7.hap1, whole genome shotgun sequence includes these proteins:
- the LOC118918017 gene encoding E3 ubiquitin-protein ligase TRIM36-like — MEGDGSDSVIAIKNIERELICPACKELFTHPLILPCQHSICHKCVKELLLILDDSFNDVGSDNSNQSSSRLWLSSPSMDKMDRINRPGWKHNSLTPRATTFRCPGCEHGVDLGERGINGLFRNFTLETIVERYRQAARAATAIMCDLCKPSSQESTKSCMDCCASYCNECFKIYHPWGTIKAQHEYVGPTTNFRPKVLMCPEHETERINMYCELCRRPVCHLCKLGGNHANHCVTTMSSAYKTLKEKLSKDIDYLIGKESQVKSQISELNLLMKETEYNGERAKEEAVTHFEELFKILEERKSSVLKAIDASKKLRLDKFQIQMEEYQGLLENNGLVGYTQEVLKETDKPCFVQTAKQLHFRLQEATESLKSFRPAAQTSFEDYVVNTAKQTELLGKLSFFSSGIDVPEINEEQSKVYNSALINWHHPEKDKADSYVLEYRKINRDDEMMSWNEIEVCGTSKVISDLESNCNYAFRVRAYKGSICSPSSKELILHTPPAPVCSFLFDKKCGYNNEHLLLNLKGDRVESRAGFSLLLVAEHIQVGYYTSLDYIIGDVGITKGKHFWAFSVEPYSYLVKAGVASSDKLQEWLRSPQDAVSPRYEQDSGHDSRSEDPGFDSSQPFTLVTIGMKKFFIPKSPNSSNEPENRVLPMPTSIGVFLDYDKGKVSFYDMDHMKCLYERQVDCSHTMYPAFALMGSGGIQLEAPITAKYLQYQENL; from the coding sequence ATGGAAGGCGATGGCTCAGACTCGGTGATTGCCATTAAGAATATCGAGAGAGAGCTCATTTGTCCTGCATGCAAGGAGCTGTTTACCCACCCGTTGATTCTCCCTTGTCAACATAGTATCTGTCATAAATGTGTAAAAGAACTCTTACTGATACTTGATGATTCATTCAATGATGTGGGATCAGACAACTCCAATCAGAGCAGTTCTCGACTGTGGCTGTCCTCCCCTAGCATGGATAAAATGGACAGAATTAACAGACCAGGCTGGAAGCACAATTCCTTGACCCCTAGAGCAACTACTTTTCGTTGCCCTGGCTGTGAGCATGGTGTGGATCTTGGAGAGCGAGGAATCAACGGCCTATTTCGAAATTTCACTTTGGAAACTATCGTTGAAAGATACCGGCAGGCAGCCAGGGCAGCCACGGCCATTATGTGTGATCTTTGTAAACCGTCATCTCAAGAATCCACAAAAAGTTGCATGGACTGCTGTGCAAGCTATTGCAATGAGTGCTTCAAAATTTATCATCCTTGGGGAACTATAAAAGCTCAGCATGAGTATGTGGGCCCAACCACTAATTTTAGACCCAAGGTTTTAATGTGCCCAGAACATGAAACAGAGAGAATAAACATGTACTGCGAATTATGTAGGAGACCGGTTTGTCATCTCTGTAAGTTGGGTGGTAATCATGCCAATCACTGTGTGACCACTATGAGCAGTGCCTACAaaaccttaaaggaaaagctttcaaaggATATTGATTACCTTATTGGCAAGGAGAGCCAGGTGAAGAGTCAAATTTCTGAACTAAATTTGCTAATGAAAGAAACGGAGTATAATGGAGAGAGGGCTAAAGAAGAGGCAGTTACACATTTTGAAGAGCTCTTTAAAATTCTAGAAGAGAGAAAATCATCTGTTTTGAAAGCAATTGATGCATCTAAGAAACTAAGATTAGACAAATTTCAGATTCAAATGGAAGAATATCAGGGGCTTCTAGAGAACAATGGACTTGTGGGGTACACTCAGGAAGTGCTTAAGGAGACGGATAAGCCCTGCTTTGTACAGACTGCAAAACAGCTCCACTTCAGACTACAGGAAGCGACAGAATCCTTGAAGAGCTTTAGACCTGCGGCTCAGACTTCTTTTGAAGACTATGTTGTTAATACTGCTAAGCAAACAGAACTTCTGGGAAAATTGTCCTTTTTCTCTAGTGGAATAGATGTGCCAGAGATCAATGAGGAACAGAGCAAAGTCTATAACAGTGCTTTGATAAACTGGCACCATCCAGAGAAGGATAAAGCTGATAGCTATGTCCTTGAATATCGGAAGATTAATAGAGATGACGAAATGATGTCTTGGAATGAGATAGAAGTGTGTGGCACAAGTAAAGTTATTTCAGATCTCGAGAGCAACTGTAACTATGCTTTCAGAGTAAGAGCCTACAAGGGCTCAATCTGTAGTCCTTCCAGCAAGGAATTGATTCTTCATACGCCTCCAGCTCCAGTTTGCAGTTTCCTCTTTGATAAGAAATGTGGATATAATAATGAACACCTCTTGCTGAACTTGAAGGGAGACCGTGTGGAGAGTAGGGCTGGATTCAGTCTTCTGCTCGTGGCAGAACATATCCAAGTGGGTTATTACACAAGCTTAGACTACATCATTGGAGATGTTGGAATCACAAAAGGGAAACACTTTTGGGCGTTCAGTGTAGAACCGTATTCCTACCTGGTGAAAGCAGGAGTTGCTTCCAGTGATAAACTGCAAGAATGGCTCCGTTCTCCCCAGGATGCAGTGAGTCCAAGGTATGAGCAAGACAGCGGGCATGACAGCAGAAGTGAAGATCCTGGTTTTGATTCTTCACAGCCCTTTACGTTAGTTACCATAGGCATGAAGAAATTTTTTATACCCAAGTCACCTAATTCTTCTAATGAACCTGAAAATAGAGTTCTTCCTATGCCAACAAGTATAGGGGTTTTCCTTGACTATGATAAAGGCAAAGTGAGTTTCTATGACATGGATCACATGAAATGCCTCTATGAGCGCCAGGTGGACTGCTCGCACACAATGTATCCAGCTTTCGCATTAATGGGCAGTGGGGGAATTCAACTTGAAGCGCCCATCACAGCAAAATACCTACAATACCAAGAGAACCTGTAG